The following coding sequences lie in one Synechococcus sp. MW101C3 genomic window:
- a CDS encoding peptidoglycan recognition family protein produces the protein MEHPRVRFSSTRAPWLAALAAAALLSGCQGQGPEAPRSDGPRPSWEVQTLADPGLPRRSEPELARCAAAIGLAPERNQPADPTNFGERQPADAFGRAVPAGPALIVLHETVIDEAQTLALFRTPHPNDNDQVSYHLVINPAGDRLRIVPDANRAYGAGMSAFGDFTVRIRPTSVGSVNNVALHLALVSPADGRGDTPGHSGYTDAQYRSAAAQVLLWQARFGIPLSRLTTHAAVDRSHSRYDPRSFRWDQFMAHYRLAAKACGFTAYDTERATY, from the coding sequence ATGGAACATCCACGCGTTCGGTTCTCCTCCACCCGCGCACCCTGGCTGGCGGCTCTGGCCGCAGCGGCCCTGCTCAGCGGCTGCCAGGGGCAAGGGCCCGAGGCGCCCCGATCCGATGGCCCCCGCCCCAGCTGGGAGGTGCAGACCCTCGCGGATCCGGGCCTGCCGCGGCGCTCCGAGCCCGAGCTGGCCCGCTGCGCCGCCGCCATCGGCCTGGCGCCGGAACGCAACCAGCCCGCCGATCCCACCAACTTCGGCGAACGCCAGCCCGCTGATGCCTTCGGTCGTGCGGTGCCGGCCGGGCCGGCCCTGATCGTGCTGCACGAAACCGTGATCGATGAAGCGCAGACCCTGGCCCTGTTCCGCACCCCGCACCCCAACGACAACGACCAGGTCAGCTACCACCTGGTGATCAACCCCGCCGGCGATCGGCTGCGCATCGTTCCCGATGCCAACCGCGCCTATGGCGCCGGCATGTCGGCCTTCGGGGATTTCACGGTGCGGATCCGGCCCACCTCAGTGGGCTCGGTCAACAACGTGGCGCTGCACCTCGCCCTGGTGTCACCCGCCGACGGCCGTGGCGACACCCCCGGCCACTCCGGCTACACCGATGCCCAATACCGCTCCGCCGCCGCCCAGGTGCTGCTTTGGCAGGCGCGTTTCGGCATCCCGCTCAGCCGCCTCACCACCCACGCCGCCGTCGATCGCAGCCACTCCCGCTACGACCCGCGCAGCTTCCGCTGGGACCAGTTCATGGCCCACTACCGCCTGGCCGCCAAGGCCTGCGGCTTCACCGCCTACGACACCGAGCGGGCCACCTACTGA
- a CDS encoding phosphatase PAP2 family protein, whose product MRLGLCLSGLLLPSCLVLLSGDALARPSTESVAQSSGQPSDPAAGLQLDPAAFRAVIGQPPAPASQAERDDLAILRWNQRTRTAEGVLLSWHFLNRNLSVFDAAIGTNLQDASPTLYQGLPAFLSRADTLKNQLKNAVARPRPFLSHRDLRPCLPLESGWSFPSGHATWFATAALLLADVVPERRERLLLVGSQGGHVRAYCGVHYPSDVLASQRLAKAISQQVIASPQWQAFRQQVAQDRQRLLVAPPAGLPVLTNASTDSEGL is encoded by the coding sequence ATGCGCCTTGGACTCTGTCTGTCGGGCCTGTTGCTGCCCTCCTGCCTGGTGCTGCTCAGCGGTGATGCCCTGGCCAGGCCCAGCACCGAGTCCGTCGCCCAGTCTTCGGGCCAGCCGAGCGATCCGGCGGCAGGCCTGCAGCTGGATCCGGCCGCCTTTCGTGCCGTGATCGGCCAGCCGCCGGCTCCCGCCAGCCAGGCGGAACGCGACGATCTGGCGATCCTGCGCTGGAACCAGCGCACCCGCACGGCAGAGGGAGTGTTACTCAGCTGGCACTTCCTCAACCGCAATCTCAGCGTGTTTGATGCCGCCATCGGCACCAATCTGCAGGACGCCTCACCGACGCTTTACCAGGGCCTTCCTGCGTTCCTCAGCCGTGCCGACACCCTCAAGAATCAGCTCAAGAACGCCGTTGCCCGGCCGCGCCCCTTTCTGAGCCACCGGGATCTCAGGCCCTGCCTGCCGCTGGAATCGGGTTGGTCGTTCCCCAGTGGCCATGCCACCTGGTTTGCCACGGCGGCCCTGCTGCTGGCCGATGTCGTGCCGGAACGGCGGGAACGGCTGCTGCTGGTGGGCAGCCAGGGGGGGCATGTCCGTGCCTACTGCGGCGTGCATTACCCCAGTGATGTGCTGGCGAGCCAGCGCCTGGCCAAGGCGATCAGCCAACAGGTGATCGCGTCTCCCCAGTGGCAGGCGTTCCGGCAGCAGGTGGCGCAGGATCGCCAGCGGCTGCTGGTGGCCCCGCCCGCCGGTCTGCCGGTGCTCACCAACGCCTCAACAGATAGCGAGGGGCTCTAG
- a CDS encoding MFS transporter: MVSDNPAALTQTETPPPNPDRWWTLAAVECGNFVVYMDGFIVTLALPAMAREFGVGLSVLKWVIVAYMLTVTVTLLPAGRLADIWGRRRIVVIGMGVLVLTSVLCALAPTVETLIAFRVLQGVGGGLVLANVMAEITAVFPKQERRKAMAVNASILALAQVTGLVLGGLLIGQFGWRSLFLVILTVSLAGLILSLRILKARPRSLDRTAMDWTGAVLAVVATSAPFLVIEQLSEAGLKPASLAILLGGVVALALFVQVERRLPRPLLNLELLRRRAFTCGSVAAAFYFVAAVSCYFLLPLYAQLVLGRSPVMAGVLIVPLSLVLTATSLTVSSQGDRIGARTLSTAGMLCISAGLVGLSWLGPDASTASIVWPLVLLGMGGGLFHPPNNSATLNTVPAEHLSVANGFLSMARNFGQAIGAALAASLLASGLGAAGAEAALAGEVGARLGGSQLEAFLGAQQLAFRLAAALGLVGAAVSVGRGAEVPVVTHVTERPIASRSDGKGIR; encoded by the coding sequence ATGGTCTCAGACAACCCAGCTGCCCTCACACAAACAGAGACGCCCCCGCCTAATCCCGATCGCTGGTGGACCCTGGCCGCCGTGGAATGCGGCAACTTCGTTGTTTATATGGATGGGTTCATTGTCACACTCGCCCTGCCGGCGATGGCGCGTGAGTTCGGCGTTGGCCTATCGGTTCTGAAATGGGTGATCGTCGCCTACATGCTTACCGTGACGGTCACCCTGCTGCCGGCCGGCCGCCTGGCCGACATCTGGGGACGCCGCCGCATCGTCGTGATCGGCATGGGCGTCCTCGTCCTGACGTCGGTCCTGTGTGCGCTGGCGCCCACGGTGGAAACCCTGATCGCCTTCCGCGTTCTCCAGGGTGTGGGCGGCGGCCTGGTGCTGGCCAACGTGATGGCCGAGATCACCGCCGTCTTCCCGAAGCAGGAGCGGCGCAAAGCCATGGCCGTCAATGCCTCGATCCTGGCGCTGGCTCAGGTCACGGGGCTGGTGCTCGGCGGCCTGCTGATCGGCCAGTTCGGCTGGCGCTCCCTCTTTCTGGTGATCCTCACGGTGAGCCTGGCCGGACTGATCCTCAGCCTCCGGATCCTCAAGGCCCGCCCCCGCAGCCTGGACCGCACCGCCATGGACTGGACGGGTGCCGTGCTGGCAGTCGTGGCCACCAGTGCTCCCTTCCTGGTGATTGAACAACTCTCCGAGGCTGGACTGAAACCAGCCAGCCTGGCGATCCTGCTGGGTGGCGTGGTGGCATTGGCCCTGTTCGTGCAGGTGGAGCGACGCCTGCCGAGACCGCTGCTGAATCTCGAACTGCTGCGACGGCGTGCCTTCACCTGTGGCTCGGTGGCTGCCGCCTTCTACTTCGTTGCCGCGGTGTCCTGCTATTTCCTGCTGCCGTTGTATGCGCAACTTGTGCTGGGACGCTCGCCCGTGATGGCGGGTGTGCTCATCGTGCCGCTCTCCTTGGTTCTCACGGCCACGAGCCTGACGGTCAGCAGCCAGGGCGATCGGATCGGTGCACGAACCCTCAGCACAGCAGGAATGCTCTGCATCAGTGCAGGCCTGGTCGGACTGTCCTGGCTGGGTCCCGACGCCTCCACCGCCAGCATTGTCTGGCCGCTGGTGCTGCTGGGCATGGGCGGCGGGCTCTTCCATCCCCCCAACAACAGCGCCACGCTCAACACGGTTCCTGCCGAGCACCTCAGTGTGGCGAACGGCTTCCTGTCGATGGCTCGGAACTTCGGACAGGCGATCGGGGCGGCGCTGGCGGCATCACTGCTCGCCAGCGGCCTCGGCGCAGCAGGGGCAGAAGCAGCACTGGCGGGGGAGGTGGGTGCGCGGCTTGGCGGGTCCCAGCTGGAGGCCTTTCTGGGGGCGCAGCAGTTGGCGTTTCGCTTGGCGGCAGCACTCGGGCTGGTGGGAGCGGCGGTGTCCGTTGGCCGCGGAGCAGAGGTGCCGGTGGTAACGCACGTGACGGAGAGGCCCATCGCCAGCCGTAGCGATGGGAAGGGGATCCGGTGA
- a CDS encoding DCC1-like thiol-disulfide oxidoreductase family protein, with the protein MSADPHTPALQLVYDGGCPFCRHFASTSELRGGVPQLTIIDGRADAELRHALQQQGFNLATGAVLMEGERIWHGADAVAKLCSELEPSDGLLRLLQVIFGNPDRTRLLYPALLLARRLALAAKGLPVDPG; encoded by the coding sequence GTGAGCGCCGATCCCCACACTCCAGCGTTGCAGTTGGTGTATGACGGCGGCTGCCCTTTCTGCCGCCATTTCGCCAGCACAAGTGAGCTGCGCGGAGGAGTGCCCCAGCTCACGATCATTGACGGCCGCGCCGATGCGGAGCTCCGACATGCACTCCAGCAACAGGGATTCAACCTGGCAACCGGTGCCGTGTTGATGGAGGGAGAGCGGATCTGGCACGGCGCTGACGCGGTGGCAAAACTGTGCAGTGAACTGGAGCCCAGTGACGGCTTGTTAAGGCTGTTGCAGGTGATCTTCGGCAACCCGGATCGCACCCGTCTGCTCTATCCCGCGCTGCTGCTCGCTCGCCGCCTGGCGCTAGCTGCCAAGGGGCTGCCGGTGGATCCCGGCTGA
- a CDS encoding DUF924 family protein, translated as MAAAAEELGAEVLAFWFEAASPSQWFLKDPAFDHQVRERFIGLTRQAVAGELAAWGRQPHTGLALVLLLDQFPRQIWRGSAMAFSGDGAALALSQSAVANGWVAAETDQARRQFWLMPLMHAEDLAVQEAAGPLFEQFTDARTAAFARRHLEVIARFGRFPHRNDSLARVSSSEELAFLQTPGSGF; from the coding sequence ATGGCTGCTGCTGCCGAGGAGCTGGGGGCAGAGGTGCTGGCCTTCTGGTTTGAAGCCGCGTCGCCCAGCCAGTGGTTCCTCAAGGATCCGGCCTTCGACCACCAGGTGCGGGAGCGGTTCATCGGCCTCACCCGCCAGGCGGTGGCCGGAGAGCTGGCGGCCTGGGGCCGGCAGCCGCACACCGGCCTGGCGCTGGTGCTGCTGCTCGATCAGTTTCCCCGCCAGATCTGGCGGGGCTCCGCCATGGCGTTCAGCGGCGATGGTGCGGCCCTGGCGCTCAGCCAGAGCGCGGTGGCGAACGGCTGGGTAGCGGCCGAAACCGACCAGGCCCGGCGGCAGTTCTGGTTGATGCCCCTGATGCATGCGGAAGACCTGGCCGTTCAAGAGGCGGCCGGCCCGTTGTTCGAGCAGTTCACCGATGCGCGCACCGCCGCCTTTGCCCGCCGCCACCTTGAGGTGATCGCCCGTTTCGGCCGCTTCCCACACCGCAACGACTCCCTCGCGCGGGTTTCCAGCAGCGAAGAACTCGCCTTCCTGCAGACCCCCGGCTCAGGGTTCTGA
- a CDS encoding Tat pathway signal protein has translation MTTRREFVVTALATAAGTATASAGISSCSPEPSADSYEASVDRTWRHSKAASGGMPSLLHELVRYATLAPSSHNTQCWKFRLRDGAISLEPDLSRRCPAVDPENHHLFVSLGCAAENLSQAALAHGWMSHSGFDAAGGTVLRFALTPTTPVASTLFQAIPERQSTRGEYDGQPLARDELELLVKAGTGAGVQLIVLTERKAMETLLESVVQGNTIQLNDAAFVAELKQWIRFNGREAVRTGDGLYAASSGHPSVPTWLGRLLFSLLLSPKGENDTYAKHVRSSAGIAIFASESPTPQQWVEVGRCYERFALQSAALGIRTAMLNQPVEVSTLRPQLADDLALGGWRPDLVVRFGRGPRLPSSLRRPLQAVLI, from the coding sequence ATGACGACCCGTCGTGAATTTGTGGTCACCGCACTGGCCACCGCAGCCGGCACTGCCACCGCCAGTGCCGGCATCTCTTCATGCTCACCGGAGCCCAGTGCTGACAGCTATGAAGCCTCAGTGGATCGCACCTGGCGTCACAGCAAGGCCGCGTCCGGCGGCATGCCTTCTCTGCTGCATGAGCTTGTGCGCTACGCCACTCTGGCGCCGTCCAGCCATAACACGCAGTGCTGGAAGTTCCGCCTCCGCGATGGCGCCATCTCGCTTGAGCCGGATCTTTCACGACGCTGCCCTGCTGTCGACCCGGAGAACCACCATCTGTTCGTCTCCCTTGGCTGTGCCGCCGAGAACCTGAGCCAGGCAGCCTTGGCCCATGGCTGGATGAGCCACTCCGGCTTTGATGCGGCAGGGGGCACTGTCTTGCGCTTCGCCTTAACGCCGACAACACCCGTCGCGTCAACACTGTTTCAGGCGATTCCCGAGCGCCAGAGCACACGTGGTGAGTATGACGGCCAACCCCTTGCTCGCGATGAACTGGAACTGTTGGTGAAGGCCGGTACGGGCGCAGGTGTTCAGCTGATTGTCCTGACCGAGCGCAAGGCCATGGAGACGCTCCTGGAGTCTGTCGTTCAAGGCAACACGATCCAGTTGAATGATGCCGCCTTCGTGGCTGAGTTAAAGCAGTGGATCCGATTCAACGGTCGTGAGGCGGTTCGAACGGGGGATGGACTCTACGCTGCATCGTCTGGCCATCCGTCTGTGCCGACATGGCTGGGACGCCTGCTTTTCAGCCTGCTGCTTTCACCGAAAGGCGAAAACGACACGTACGCCAAGCATGTGCGCAGTTCTGCCGGTATCGCGATCTTCGCCTCGGAATCCCCAACGCCGCAGCAGTGGGTGGAAGTGGGGCGTTGCTATGAGCGCTTTGCCCTGCAATCGGCAGCCTTGGGTATTCGCACTGCGATGCTCAATCAGCCCGTAGAGGTGTCCACGCTGCGCCCGCAGCTTGCTGATGATCTGGCTCTCGGAGGGTGGCGGCCCGATCTTGTCGTCAGGTTCGGCCGAGGCCCCAGGCTGCCGTCTTCACTGCGACGGCCACTGCAGGCGGTCCTGATTTGA
- a CDS encoding chlorophyll a/b-binding protein, with amino-acid sequence MTNSTTPSRFGFVAFAETWNGRLAMLGFVIGLGTELLTGQGILSQIGLG; translated from the coding sequence ATGACCAACAGCACCACCCCTTCCCGCTTCGGTTTCGTTGCCTTCGCCGAAACCTGGAATGGCCGTCTGGCGATGCTCGGCTTCGTGATCGGCCTCGGCACCGAGCTGCTCACCGGCCAGGGCATCCTCTCCCAGATCGGCCTCGGCTGA
- a CDS encoding thiol-disulfide oxidoreductase DCC family protein — MTATALTLLYDGACPLCLREVALLRRRDAGRGRLAFVDIDAPGYDPAAYAGISYRDAMGRIHGLSSDGTVLRDVAVFREAYRQVGLGWIYAPTTWPLLGPAVDAIYRLWAAWRLRLTGRPDLDTLCARRAAH, encoded by the coding sequence ATGACGGCCACCGCTCTCACGCTTCTGTATGACGGAGCCTGCCCGCTCTGCCTGCGCGAGGTGGCGTTACTGCGCCGCCGCGATGCCGGCCGGGGCCGGCTGGCGTTCGTCGATATCGACGCCCCCGGCTACGACCCCGCTGCCTATGCCGGCATCAGTTACCGCGACGCGATGGGCCGCATCCATGGCCTCAGCTCCGATGGCACGGTGCTGCGCGATGTGGCGGTGTTCCGCGAGGCCTACCGGCAGGTGGGCCTGGGCTGGATCTATGCCCCCACCACCTGGCCTCTGCTGGGCCCGGCCGTCGACGCCATCTACCGGCTTTGGGCCGCTTGGCGGCTGCGCCTCACCGGCCGCCCCGACCTTGACACCCTCTGCGCCCGCCGGGCCGCCCACTGA
- a CDS encoding nuclear transport factor 2 family protein — protein sequence MTDPAVPPLTAASLQALFTKPYGQPAPTPEQWRAVYAENVHFSDPTQEATGIDAYLAAQEGLMKRCDDVMLRSEAVVVSDRTAFVEWVMGLRIKGVEFVYPGTTRLLLDEAGRIVDHRDYFDFVGPTFAPVPVIGPFVRWMYRRFVS from the coding sequence ATGACTGATCCCGCCGTGCCGCCCCTTACCGCCGCCTCGCTGCAGGCCCTGTTCACCAAACCCTATGGACAGCCGGCCCCCACGCCGGAGCAGTGGCGTGCCGTGTATGCCGAGAACGTGCATTTCAGTGATCCCACGCAGGAGGCCACCGGCATCGATGCTTACCTCGCCGCCCAGGAGGGGCTGATGAAGCGCTGCGACGACGTGATGCTGCGCTCCGAAGCGGTGGTCGTCAGCGACCGGACCGCCTTCGTGGAGTGGGTGATGGGTCTGCGGATCAAGGGCGTGGAGTTTGTCTATCCCGGCACCACCCGCCTGCTGCTGGATGAGGCGGGCAGGATCGTCGACCACCGCGACTACTTCGACTTCGTGGGCCCCACCTTCGCCCCGGTGCCCGTGATCGGCCCCTTCGTGCGCTGGATGTACCGCCGCTTCGTGAGCTGA
- a CDS encoding ion channel: MARSRPRSRPSARPRRLRPIHLQREEGVYRTDEIDQIFSLWREPYRLMLSCPWWGFLLLIAAGYLAINLLFAGLYLLDPAGIGGVPEGSVAGFSEAFFFSVQTLGTIGYGVLHPRSLTVHLLVTLQALVSLIFTAVTTGLVFARFSRSKAEILFSEIATVQPWNGVPCLTFRMANVHHNSLVEGHLNVFLGMDEYSTEGQRMRRVHTLKLVRNHAFHFRLMWTVMHLIDEHSPLAGLEIEELKARHGEILVSFHGIDETVRSPVFARMSYPASQLRPDETFEDIVLDQGDGDRFLDFSRFNLTRQRPPATPPTDPTPAPAP; this comes from the coding sequence ATGGCCCGCTCTCGCCCACGCTCCCGCCCCAGCGCCAGGCCCCGGCGACTGAGGCCGATCCACCTGCAGCGGGAAGAGGGGGTGTACCGCACCGACGAGATCGATCAGATCTTCTCGTTATGGCGCGAGCCCTACCGGCTGATGCTGTCGTGCCCATGGTGGGGCTTCCTGCTGCTGATCGCGGCCGGGTATCTGGCGATCAATCTGCTGTTCGCCGGGCTGTATCTGCTGGATCCGGCCGGCATCGGCGGCGTGCCGGAAGGGTCGGTGGCCGGCTTCAGCGAGGCCTTTTTCTTCAGCGTGCAGACGCTCGGAACGATCGGGTATGGGGTGCTGCACCCCCGCTCGCTGACGGTGCATCTGCTGGTGACCTTGCAGGCGCTGGTGAGCCTGATCTTCACGGCGGTGACCACCGGGCTGGTGTTCGCCCGCTTTTCACGCAGCAAGGCGGAGATCCTGTTCAGCGAGATCGCCACGGTGCAGCCGTGGAACGGGGTGCCGTGCCTCACCTTCCGCATGGCGAACGTGCACCACAACAGCCTGGTGGAGGGGCACCTGAACGTGTTCCTCGGCATGGACGAGTACAGCACGGAGGGGCAGCGCATGCGGCGCGTGCATACGCTCAAGCTGGTGCGCAACCATGCGTTTCACTTCCGGCTGATGTGGACGGTGATGCACCTGATCGATGAGCACAGCCCGCTGGCGGGGCTGGAGATCGAGGAGCTGAAGGCCCGCCATGGCGAAATCCTGGTGTCGTTCCACGGCATCGACGAAACGGTGCGCAGCCCGGTGTTCGCGCGGATGTCTTACCCCGCGTCGCAGCTGCGGCCTGACGAGACCTTCGAAGACATCGTGCTCGACCAGGGCGACGGCGACCGCTTTCTCGACTTCAGCCGCTTCAACCTCACCCGCCAGCGCCCGCCCGCCACGCCACCCACCGATCCCACCCCCGCTCCAGCCCCATGA
- a CDS encoding MotA/TolQ/ExbB proton channel family protein — MIDTPGPAASDFEDLAPALLDLPPRRWIRSPALLSIVVGVILTLALVFAATPYRTSAVGAFLLERGVTQPITLAIAITVVDYCLRRLIVCRRERRQVGRDWVPRGLVDLRPADSDLRTMLILLGQRRSLIANRLCRLLRCFQDSHSRGATRELHQDDIALTQADIEDGYGVTRTMIWVLPMLGFLGTVLGISISIGGFSGLLANVEDLDKVKSSLTAVTGGLSTAFDTTLLGIITAVLCMVLMSISERSEYQLAGEIETALNDGFFPRLSRDETSPAP; from the coding sequence ATGATCGACACGCCCGGGCCGGCCGCCAGCGACTTCGAGGATCTCGCGCCTGCCCTGCTGGATCTGCCGCCGCGGCGCTGGATCCGCAGCCCCGCCCTGCTCTCGATTGTGGTGGGGGTGATCCTGACCCTGGCCCTGGTATTCGCCGCCACCCCCTACCGCACTAGCGCCGTGGGCGCCTTCCTGCTGGAGCGGGGCGTGACCCAGCCGATCACGCTGGCGATCGCGATCACGGTGGTGGATTACTGCCTGCGGCGCCTGATCGTGTGCCGCCGGGAGCGGCGCCAGGTGGGCCGCGACTGGGTGCCCCGCGGGCTGGTGGATCTGCGCCCGGCCGATTCCGATCTGCGCACGATGTTGATCCTGCTGGGCCAGCGCCGCAGCCTGATCGCCAATCGCCTCTGCCGGCTGCTGCGCTGCTTCCAGGATTCCCACTCCCGCGGGGCCACCCGCGAGCTGCATCAGGACGACATCGCCCTCACCCAGGCCGACATCGAAGACGGCTACGGCGTGACCCGCACGATGATCTGGGTGTTGCCGATGCTCGGATTCCTCGGCACGGTGCTGGGCATCTCGATCTCGATCGGTGGTTTTTCCGGTCTGCTGGCCAATGTGGAGGATCTCGACAAGGTGAAGTCGAGCCTCACGGCGGTGACCGGCGGGCTCTCCACCGCCTTCGACACCACCTTGCTGGGCATCATCACAGCAGTGCTGTGCATGGTGCTGATGAGCATCAGCGAACGGAGCGAATACCAGCTGGCCGGTGAAATCGAAACAGCCCTCAACGACGGATTCTTCCCCCGCCTGAGCCGTGATGAGACCAGCCCGGCGCCGTAG
- a CDS encoding conjugal transfer protein TrbI — MNATLEKATTTQCACPGCHCSVKADTPFRNGALLFCSDACASGHPNGEPCHAGCGCECHG, encoded by the coding sequence ATGAATGCCACCCTGGAGAAAGCCACCACCACCCAGTGCGCCTGCCCCGGCTGCCACTGCAGCGTGAAGGCCGACACCCCCTTCCGCAACGGCGCCCTGCTGTTCTGCAGCGACGCCTGCGCCAGTGGCCACCCCAACGGTGAACCCTGCCACGCCGGCTGCGGCTGCGAGTGTCACGGCTGA
- a CDS encoding AbrB family transcriptional regulator yields the protein MLTGSDLLAKVKELGDVGKSELVRAAGYVSTKKDGSERLNFTAFYEALLEAKGVSLGSASSNGVGQGGRKLSYVTKVQFNGNLLIGKAYTAILGLQPGDEFEIKLGKKQIRLVPVGGEEADE from the coding sequence ATGCTCACCGGATCTGATCTCCTGGCGAAAGTCAAGGAGCTTGGTGATGTCGGTAAATCCGAGCTTGTGCGTGCCGCTGGGTACGTCAGCACCAAAAAGGACGGCAGCGAGCGTCTCAACTTCACGGCCTTCTACGAAGCACTGCTGGAAGCCAAGGGCGTCAGCCTCGGTTCCGCCAGCAGCAATGGCGTTGGTCAGGGCGGGCGCAAGCTCAGCTACGTCACCAAGGTCCAGTTCAATGGCAACCTGCTGATCGGCAAGGCCTACACCGCCATCCTCGGTCTGCAGCCCGGCGATGAGTTCGAAATCAAGCTCGGCAAGAAGCAGATCCGCCTCGTGCCCGTCGGTGGCGAAGAAGCCGACGAATGA